The stretch of DNA GAGATGGAGGGAGAGGATCGGCTGGGGTTGGTTCGGTCCACTATCGCATTCGTGCAGGGCTAATGCGGCCTGGCCTTTTAACCGGCGCGATCTCGAAGCAAAACCGCCAAGGGGTCGGCGGACACGGTCGTGGCCCCTCCGGTCCGGCGGGACGATGGGGACAGGCGCCACGTAACAACGCGAGCAGTGGGGGGATGGCTTTGGCTTGGCCCCGAGCCCCCGAGGCGGTTGCGCGCGATGCAGTCTCGCTGGCTGCGTCTTGGATCCCATTTCACCCGCGGCCTTCCCCTCCTGGATTTAGCTTACTGACAAGATTGGCCTAATGGCCCTCGCTAACTGTCGCCTTGCGCTTGTCCGTGCGCCGCGCATGCATGGCATGGGGAAGGCGGTGGCTCGTGAGCAGCGCACGGGATCGCAAACGTGGCCGACCGATCTTTGTGAACTTCGTAAGAACTGGCGCTGGACACGGTGCAATTTGACCGGTTTCATCAGGAAAAGTTTGCGATTAAAAGGAGGCGGGGATCAAGTGTAGACTGGTTGGCGATCGGGCATACATTCTCTGCGCGCGCAGCAGCTCGCTCTGTGTTTACTGCGCAGATCGGCCGGCCGTGTCACCGTGTGCCAGTTTTGACCACGGCAACGCCGCAGTCTTTCTGCCTGTCTGTACAGTGTGCACCGCTGCTACAGGACCAGCAGCAAGTACATACCGGTACCACCACCAGTATACTTTTTCATCAATCAACCTACGTAAACAACCGCGTATGGGCTGTAGTACACGCCGTTAATTCTTAATAAATTGACGCTGCTCCGTGGCATCAAGTGGGTTGTTTAGAGTTTAGTGACAGCCAAACGCGCCCACCAGCTGTGGGAAGGGAGGGAGGAGCCCAGCTGAGCTGTTCGTCGGGACTGGAAGCAAGTAAGTATCTATACATACCTATCGCGTAGACGGCGCACGGCTTTTAAAGATTTGACCTTATAAAGACAAACAAACAGGTGCTGATACTGCCAATACAAAACTCATGACAGATAGGCCtacgcatgcatgcatgaacatCAAGACCCAAGGATAAGATAATCGCACGTTACAGTGCAGCCAGGCCTGCAATTATCTGACCAGGGCTGTGCGTCCAGTGAGTCCAGGCAGACTTGTACCGGCTGATCTTTTTTGTTTAATCTGCTCTGGGCTGAAAGGGAACCAACTGTAGAATGGATCCCAATAATGTGGCACTTTCACCGCGTGCTGTACGCCACGGAAAAAGCATTGACTAGTCAAGAGGCGCCCGCACCTCCTGCCATTTGTGCCATGCAGGGTGCAAGGGAGCAAATAACAAAACAAACGTGTGGGATTCCCGATGATGATTAGCTGACACGGGAGGTTCTTTAATCTACATACAGGACGCACAATCTTATAATCAGAAGGTAACAAAGACAAAACGTCGAGGCTGTACGGTTGTAGTACAAATATAGAAGAAGAAAACAGGGCAGTTGATTTCAGCGGCTTGTCTGTATTCCCGGTCGGTCTGCCTGTTGATTGAGTAATCATGGTTGCAATCGTGGGCAATCAACAGCTCAAAAGGCAAGGCGGATTGGTTGGTGAAGATCCTGATTGCAGAGGGTGCGGCTGCCGCCTGAATGCGGTTTGGTATTGTTTCAGTCCTACTCTTGTTGTATTTCCTCTTGTCAGTGCTTGCGCCAATAGTTCCTGAGCTGAGACATGTGCAGAAGTATCTCGTCTCTGCCTTGGTTCGTTACGCTGCTCGTCATTATCCACGGAGGCGCCGCCTCAAAATATTCGCGGATCAGGCTCTGGAAGCATTCTACGTTTTCTTCCGGTCTCTTGCCGccgtttttcttcttcttgcGCTTGTCGCACTTTGTGAAGACGAGCGTCATTGGGACCTGAAAACATGAACATTGAAACTGAAAGTCTTCAAGATTTGCTCTTCAGCTAGCTATCGATTTCCTCCCATGTTTTTATTAACTAGTATAGTGCATGTTTTTATTAACAAGATTTGCTCTATACGTGTTGCAAGATACACACAGATCTATAACTAACAGCCTGACATCTTTAATCAGATTCAGTAGATATCAATGCATCAAGAGAAGAAATACATATGGAAGACAATAATGCATGATTTGGATCTTGCCTGTCATTACTTATACAGAAGGATGCTCCATTACTATATGTCCGAAAAGAGGAATATGTAAATGGATGCCCTCAGGACATTCAATGATGCAAACATTCCATGTCCAAAGAGGAGTGTTTTGCACTGAATTGCAACGAAACAAAAGGGGGGATGGTTGAATCTCACAAAAGGGAAAATAATGGTTGTGGGGTGGGGAGGCACCAATAAAAGGACATAAGCTGCTTACGGGAACACTACTGATCGTTATTGACTGGGTAGGACAGGCTCAGGCTTTGTTGCAAAGGGTGGGTGAGTCAGTGGGGACACTGCAGTAGCGGTAGTACACAAGGAATGTGGAATGGGCAGGAACTAACTAATATTGTCAAATATTACTTTTGTATAAGATACCACCATGTTGTCCGACTTGAGTCTGCCAGAAGTTTTACTTTAAATTGACAAGTTTTGACTTCCTGATACGAGATTGGGGGTTCCACAGTCAAGCTGCACTCGGCAGGTTTGGTAGGGTCTTGAGACTGATATAGGGACACTATccaaaaataaaaatagaagGCGTGCCATAAGCCCCAGTGGCAGCAGCATTCAACTATAAAGAAACCCAATTGCACGCTAATTTACCAGATGACAGAAACATTTCTCAGATACACATACATATTACAATCAGAAACTTATTAGGGGCTTGCAGGTATTTTATCTTCACAACGATGAGTTATAGATCATATTTGACACTTTTCTGTTCAAACTTTAAACTATAAGCTTTAATTTAACTAAAGTAGCCTCAGAATTCTTTACGTAATTGATGGAAACCTATTCTTGAAAGATTGAAAAATAGATCTAAAGGTCAGCTGTGAGAACATTTGTGACGAACATCCTTCTAAATATTGAAATGTTGGCAGGAGTTTGATAATGCAAATTCGACAAAAACACGTTCATTTTAGGAAAATATAGGGATATTGCTTTCATGCTCCTTTTGTTGGGGCACTTTGTCTGACATATTTCCTTTCAACTGCGTCACTGCACTCCTTGAAGTATAATCATTTCAACCGACAATTTAACTCTATTCCTTTACTCTATACAGGTGCTTTCAACAACATCCTATACAACTTAGAATCTAATCGGTGCTTTTCATGCTCCCTTTTTTGGCCAGAAAGTGCTTTTCATGTTACAGTAATTTATTTCTTCAGATCATTATCTGCAGGTTTGGATTGTTCATTTGAACTGCCTCATCTTCATGTGGTTTTGGTGTCCAACGAACACTGATTTATGTGTGTGCTGCATTTATTGTACCTACAGAAGACTACATGCGCCAGTTTATCAGTGGCCTTCGTAGAAGGCTTGATGGCATGTGCTCTGCTACCGTTCACGGTGTTTTCAGATGGTGGCCCAAACAAAAGAGATAATTTGTTTTAAAATTTGTCCCTTGTAACGCCTGGCGGGaactagactggccccacagaccAACACTAGCCCTTCCTGCGCACTTTATCCTCACTGGCGCGCTCCCGGGaccaacttcccggtcggtcacccatcctaaaATCGCTCCAggccaagcacgcttaactttggagttcttttcaaacgggctcccggaaaagaaggaattccttgtTGATATGGGTAGTCTATCATTCCTATTAAGCCAGGCtctcacatacacccccactcaaaGTAACCGACGTCCTTGTCGGCCCATCAGGAACGTTCCCTTTTGGCACACGTATGAACGTCCAGTCCGGCACATGTGTCATGCCGTGTGCCACAACGGGCCACATGCCCGCGCACCTGACCCGCACATGCCCGTGCAACCGcaagggtcggctctgataccaattgtaaCGCCCCGTTAcgcctggcgggatctagactagCCCCACGGACCAACACTGGTCTTTCCTGCACATTTGCGCACCCGGGACCAACTTCCCGATCGATTACCCATCCTAGAATCGCTGCAAGCCAaacacgcttaactttggagttctttacgaatgggctcccggaaaagaaggaattccttgttgatatgagtagtctatcattcCTATTAAGCTAGGCTCTCACATCCCTATTATACGGTGAAGGGCAAAGCAAGAATAAGGCGAAGTTATCTCAAGGATCATCTATGATGCCATGATATTGAGGACACAGAAATAAAATAATATGCTCAAATGAATTGCCCTGGGACAAGCACATCAAAAGTATATTTGAAGTCTTACCAGTTTAACACAAAATTAAACCATTGCCGTATTTGCTGAATAGCCAAGGCAAAAataaacagctcaaaacaaaccACATCTGAAAGGGAAAACATAAAAGGCTCAAACAAAGTGACCCAACAAAAAACATGAAGATAACACTCTGGTAGGAGCTAGGACCCTACCTGGTCTAGGGTGTAGGTTGTACGGGAAGGAGGAGGGTTGACGGGGACTCGAGCGCGGCTGCTGGCGGCGGGGCGCCATGGCGCGATGAAGAAGAGGTCGCGGCGGCGCAAggcgcggctagggtttaggGTCCGGCTCCTCAGGGAGCCAGGCAATAGGATTTATCTTATTGCTTAATTCTCAAAAGAGTCTTACAACTTGTTTATATAACCTCGATGCGAAATAAAAATAAGATAACTTGTGGGCGAAGCCCCTAACTAAACCTGCCCGGTGGGCCTCCTACGGGCATAAGTCTGCCCGGTCATAACACACTCCTACATTCTACTAGAATGGATGTGGTTCATTTTGTTATGATACACACTCACCAATTTTTTAAGCAGATTATATTGCTAGGAAACGCACAGCCCAACCTCCGGAGGGCATAGTTGTGATGTGCTGGAGGCCATAGTTGTGATCCCTTCAGTGGCTTTTGTACCGTGGCGCGGGAAGAGGTAGAGGGTAAGGATTCATCAGAAGCTAACCTCCTTTTGCCCTTGTATATTGATTGATTAAAACTCCCAAATGCGAGGTACGTCCCATTCTATAGGAGTACAGGACCAAGTCCGTAATGCGACTGTGGCATCTCCTACTATGGCATAACTCCTACTGAGTACTCATAATCTATAAGGTGCATCTCCTGATCAGATCGGAAATGGAACAGATAAGATCCCCATTTACTTGAAGATCAGGATTTACAGTTTTATGTTTTCCCTTTCAGATGTGGTTTCAATCCGACTATGTGCATACGTGCGGCCCCACATGACAGAGGACGTCCATGTAAAGCTCCTCTAGTGCAAGAGGAAAAAGCTAGACAGGGAACACCCCTCCCCTCGTGCATCATGATAATGGGTGCCCCTCATTGTCTCTTCTGAGCTATCTATCTGAACTCTCTAATCCTCAACGTGAACGATGCTACTTGCATTTGTTTTCATTATAATCCCTATACTCTACTCCTTGGATGTCTTCACATCCACCCATGGATACCAAAAAAATTGCCGTCTGGTCCTTGTTGAATTTGATGTTTAATCCTTCTTACTAAGACAAATTTGTTCTTTCAGCAAATCTGTAATAAGGCCATAGTAACTCTTTTAAGAATACTTCAAACTTTGTAATTCATCAAAAATGAATAAACCATCGAGCATGCGGAACAACACTAGTGTTCTGATTGTACTTTAACTAATCTCAAGAAGCCTACTGTTATATCAGATGACCCTGAAGAGAAAGAAGCCTACTGTTTTAAATGCACAAGATTAAAATACCTAAAATAACCCCTGGTTCATGGTAGGAGTAGTACAGACAATAATTTTGAAACCTGATAAGTCACTCATAAATTCCTAATTATCCGTACTGCAAAGTTTGACATGATACATGCCTTTGGGCTCAGACTAAATCTAGCActattttagtgctagatacatccatttgagcgacaagtaattccggacagAGGAAGTATATTATTGACTGCTTAAAGTCTAACATAGCACTGTAATTTGTTTCATCAGAACAACAAAAAAAAAAACTTCATGTGTACAGTAGCACATCTTTCAATGCGGTGGGTAAATAGATTGACTAATTTCGTGTAACATGATGGACTCTCATCATTGATAGTTCATATGCAAAAGGTGTAGATAGCTAACTAGTTCAACATCTTTCAGTATGAAGATTTAGTTGTTTGGAAAGGATGGCTTACCTTATTTTGCCCAAGCCAACTAGCATAGTCAAGATCAATCTTCTTAGCAGGAATACTTGCATCAATAAGGAGAAAAACTGACACCAAATTATCTCTGCTGAGGAAGTAATTTCTTGTAAATTCATCCCAATCTTTACGAGCTACCTGTGGTGCTGAAGCATATCTGTTCAAATAAATGCTTTAGTTAAAGCCAGAAGATGGAGAATATTTCAAAAAATATATAAGCTCCAACCAGTAGAGTTTAATTTTCTACTGTCATGGATCCTTTTCTCGTTTGATGTATGTCCGAATAAGAAGTATATTTTGATTTTTATTAACCTACATAAAGCAGGTTCAAAGAAGACACAAGTCAAGAAAGTGTTTTTGACATATACAATATATTAGTGTGTAACTCAAATTAATAAAGATATTGATATGCACAGTCACGGTCCATACTAGATGATGTGAACACTCTTCTAAATTCCCAAATATCAAATATATTTCGAAATGATTGGCACCAATTTGATCAGCATAATCATGTTTATGTACAAAGTCTAAAACTCCAGGTTAAAGTGCTCTGCTTTTCACCAAAAAAACTAACCATGATTTAATCAAATCATTTCCTGTTACTACAGATATTACCTATACACCATAGAACTTATTATCCACTAATGAACTATTCGTAGGTAGACAGTAACTTAAAAATAGGCATCCAGTAGGGCACTAACTCAAAGAGGGCCGATATGTTAAAAAGGGCAATTAAATTCACAATTTGAGAGTACAGTTAAGCTACTCAATTCATTTCAAGAATATCGATATTTGCAAGTAATGTGTCAGCTTTAATTCCAATGGATCTGTAACATCGAAATTGGCATGGAGAATTACGAAGAGATATGTTAAGTTTCATGGCAACAAAACAGGCTTGAAGTTCAATGGTCAAACATTTCAATGCATTTGTCTGCGTAGTTAAGAACTTTTTTCGGAAAATACGGAAACTGAAAGTGGGCTAAGAGCAGTAGCATACCCATAACCAGGCAAGTCAACAAGGTACCAACTGTCATTTATTTTAAAATGATTGATACACTGGGTCTTTCCTGCAATGATAAAAACAATTAAGAAAATTAATGAAATTAGGATAGAGAGTTGATTTCATAATATTGAGGTTCTGCTGCAGTGTATCGTGTAAGAGGCCAAGGAACGAACAGCTGGAAAAAGGTCATGTTGAACATATTTCTAGAGAATATATTGATGCTAGACCACGCAGTTCCATGTGCTTGCagaaattattattattattattattattaaaaCCAAAAGATACAGTTTGGCAAAAGAAAAATTATGTAGAACTAGACAGCAGAGGTTCATGGTCTTTCTGCTCTCTTTTAAGTATGGGCCGACAGATAAGCTCCTATATATAAGATAAACATCAAACATGTGGCCAACAAAACAAAACTCGAAGACCAGAGTGCCAGACCTTCTGAAAAGCCAACATTACAACAATAACCGGGCATAGCAAGAGAACTATTATCATCGGTGTGCGTGACCATTATAAAGAGAAAAGAACCATGTATGAAGAAAGAATAACCAGCTTTTCTATGTATGAATGGAATTGAACAGCTTGGTGTAAGATGCAGACGCATAATGTGCAGTTTTAGAGCTAGACACTAAAACCCAGAATCAAGTCAATCATATCCCCTAAAAGGTGCCTCCTATGAACACATTTGTGCACTCAAACCCCAGAATAGCCCGCTTCCACCATATCTCAAAGTACTCGCAAAGCCATCGTATCAACTAGGTAATCGCCTCCTAGCAAGTAGGAACGAGAGGACCTAAACCTTAAACCCCGGCAGCATTACAGTTGCAGCATATAATTAGGCAACAAAAAAAATTAAGAGCGGCCTACCAGGTTTCTTGGAAGTGAGCGCGAGGCGCTTGCGGCGGACGAGCGAGTTGAGCAGTGACGACTTGCCGACGTTGGAGCGGCCGACGAGCGCGAACTCGGGCAGCCCATCCCTGGGGCAGTCATCGGGTCGCACGCTGCTCTTTATGAAATCCGCGTTAACCACCTGCGCATCGCCCCGCGCGTACGTGCCCAGCACGATGTTGGAGCCCTTGAGGACCCGCGCGGTTACGACCTCCTCGTCCCCCGGGGTCACGCTCGCCCCCGGTGGCAGGAAGAGCCGGTCGAGGGGGAGCTTTACCTGCACCTCCTGCGGCTCCTGGGGCTCCTGGGGCTCTTCGGCGTCGAGGTGGTCGGCGGATTCTTCGGCGTCGGAGTGGTCTACGGTTTGGGGGGCCGCGAGCGCTGAGAGCGCGGCGCAGCGAGGCAGGAAGGGGCGGCGAGGAGGGAGGCGGGAGGGGCGGATGAGGAGCTTCGAGGTGGGGCTGGAGGGGAGGGAGAGGAGGCGAGGGAGGATGCGGTGGTAGAGGAgcatcgccgccgccggcggTCAGGGATTTGGGTTTTGGAGGCCGCGAGAAGTGTGCGGCGTGGTTGGGGGCGCACGGAGTGGAGTGGAAAAGCTCGCAGGGATGGATTGGGTGGGACCGGAAGGGCTACCATAAGTATAAGAGTAAATAGTAAAGTACTAATAAAATGCATCAAAGGAGTTGTTTGTTTCAGAGATTTTTGCCCATCACCTGTTTATGCCGTAAAGTAAAACATGAACAGTGTTTGGTAACTATACACATAAACACATCCCTCCGTAAATGGGTCCAGGGAAGTTAATGATCGATACCGTCCACCCATCAGTAAAGGGTGTGATACCGAGCACATTGCCTCATCCTCCCCCGAGCTCCCTCTCGGCCTCATCCTTGCCTGACCTGAGTTCGGCACCGCGCCTCCTCGACCCCCTTTGAGCCCCCCTTGCAACAACCAGGCGTGTGAGATTGAAGAAGGCGATGGCGCTTGTGAACGGGAAGGGCCGCCGACGCTTGAGATCCTGGGCGGCTGAGGCCAATCAAGAGCGAGCTATTTTGCGGGGAGGATGGTGGCCAGCGAGGAGCAGGGCCGAGCAAGAGCAAAGTGATGGTAAACAATTCCTTTATTTGAACATGAACCAAACAAACTTAGAAAAAACTCATTACGCCTCCTTAATCGTTGTGATATGATTACATTCACATTTCAGTTGCCAAAGACCTTCAAAGTTTTTTTAAACACGGTACAAACGTTTATGAATGCTTATCATACCGTTGTGAACATTTTCAAGGGTTTGAGCCGACTGATCTTGACATCAACAAAGTTGTTACAGACACATCATAGTGGACGAGCACGTGGTACATTGAAAGAATAGCGCCGGAAAGACTATTGAAGAATATGCAAATACTGGTGTAAGAGTCAAGAACATCTATCTATACCTACCAGTAAATGGAGGTGATATTATTGGTCCCTCGTATACAATTGCAGACCCCCCCTAACATTTTCTGTAGTATAAATCAAATAACGCGAGGGTGAGGTTGCGGCGGGTCCAACGAAAGTTGAGCTCAAGGTTATTGCAACAGTTGCTCCAATCCTCGATCAATCGGTTCTTTAGACGCCACGGGCTGGTAAAGAGTCATATGATGTCGCCTATTCGAGTGAAAGGGTCAAGCTCGCGCCTTTATCTTCTCCGGTGCTCGTCTTTACTTCTGTGTTTAACACATAGATCCTTACCGCTCTTCCACTATTCCAACTAAATCTCCTGCAGAAACGGGGTACTGAATAATATGCATGGAGCCCCTCACCTAACTTAGACAGATCCTTGACATGGCTACCTTGGTCATGCCTGATAGGCCGACATATTAGCACGTGTGCCCCGACCCGTGTTAGGCTAGCCCGACACATGGCCCGCCTAGGGTCGTGCATGAGTCGCAAGGCTAGGCACATGCGCTAGCACAACACAACCCGTTTAATTTTTTTTTCTTCATCATAGCACACAAACAACCAAACTAGGCCCTAAAAAACAGCCTTAATAGGCCTAAAATCACGCAGTCTGGTGGGCTAAACCTGCCGGCGGGCCGACCTATTTTTATTGTTGTGGCGTGCCTGGGCCTGGAGGTTGGGCACGTGAGTCGGCCCCACACATGGTTAATCGGGTCATGGCCGACACATGGCCCGCCTAGGGTGGTGTATGGGCCGCAAGGCTGGGCACACGTGCCGGCACGACACGGCTCGTTTAGTTTTTCCTTTAGTTCTTTTATATATTAGCACAAAACAGCCTAAATAGGCCCAAAAAGTAGCCTAAGTAGGCGGGCTGGTGGGCTAAAAGTGCGACTGTTGTCGGCCCATTTCCTCGTTGTGCCGTGCCTGGGCCCGAAGACTGGGCACGCGGGCCAGGCCGTGCCAGGTGCGTTAAGCCCTGGGCCGGGCCATGTGGCCACCAGATCCCCATCGCATCCTGAACCTCCTCTCCTCTGGTTCTCCCCATCATCACAACTCACAAGCTGCAATATCCAAAATTCCAAATCATTCTTCTCTCGGCGACGCGATTGGCAGAAGCGGCCatggagaaggggaaggccccagCGGAGGCAGCGGAGTCGGCCGCGGCGTGTGCGGCGCAGCTGGTGCGTGAGTGGAGCACTTGGGCCATGAAGAACGCGAAGGTGGTCGCGCACTACGGCTTCATCCCCCTCGTCATCCTCGTCGGCATGAGGTCCGAACCCAAGCCCAGCCTCGCCCAGCTCCTTTCCCCCGTTTAGCTCCGTCCACCGGCCCGATCCGCACGGTTGTTCGCGTATTGAATTGATCAATTGTTGTATTCCTCCCTGAATAATTTCGATTACTTTTTGAATTGCTCTGATTATGGGTCTCCCTGATTACCACCGAGAGCCTACCAGCTAGTTTATCTCTATTGACTGTATTAAGCTAAGAGCTGTGATTAGTTTGCAAATACTGGTACCGCGAGAATGTATTACAGTCTCAAGGACGAGTTCGTGCTTCACCCTTTGAGATGGGAGGTGCCACCGTGGGAGCAAGCAAAGGTAGGGTGGTTTATAGGATTTGTGATGGATTTGGGAGTAGAAATTAATGCTTGCATACGTATACAAATATGTGACGATTAATAAAATCAATTAAGATAAGGTGCGATGAAAACATGACATCTTGTACAATAGATAGAATTGTCTTATCTTTATATTTGGAAGACATTATCCTGAACAAGGGAGAGATTCAAACAGTGGGAAAGGGGCTTATGATCGAGAGGCAGACCACAGCGCGCGCGCGCGGGGCATTACTAAGAATCACCATTGTACATGCTTTCCCTCCGCTAATTACAGACAAATCACACAAAAAAGCTTATAGGAAAATGGGGGAAAAGATATACACATAACATTTTGGGGGATGATGGAGTATTGTATGTGCTACAGTTATGATTTGACACAGGGTTACAATGCTTTGGGGTATATACAATCATACATACCATTATTGCGTATATTGTCCTCCATATCACCTACAAATAGAACTGT from Triticum urartu cultivar G1812 chromosome 3, Tu2.1, whole genome shotgun sequence encodes:
- the LOC125544684 gene encoding GTP-binding protein At2g22870-like, producing the protein MLLYHRILPRLLSLPSSPTSKLLIRPSRLPPRRPFLPRCAALSALAAPQTVDHSDAEESADHLDAEEPQEPQEPQEVQVKLPLDRLFLPPGASVTPGDEEVVTARVLKGSNIVLGTYARGDAQVVNADFIKSSVRPDDCPRDGLPEFALVGRSNVGKSSLLNSLVRRKRLALTSKKPGKTQCINHFKINDSWYLVDLPGYGYASAPQVARKDWDEFTRNYFLSRDNLVSVFLLIDASIPAKKIDLDYASWLGQNKVPMTLVFTKCDKRKKKKNGGKRPEENVECFQSLIREYFEAAPPWIMTSSVTNQGRDEILLHMSQLRNYWRKH
- the LOC125544685 gene encoding mitochondrial import receptor subunit TOM7-1, with translation MEKGKAPAEAAESAAACAAQLVREWSTWAMKNAKVVAHYGFIPLVILVGMRSEPKPSLAQLLSPV